The Muntiacus reevesi chromosome 15, mMunRee1.1, whole genome shotgun sequence region ATGTGGTCAGGCCCAACCTCGCAGGGTGAACGGCAGGGCTTACCTGGCCAAGCctggggagaggaaggcagggaagcccagcaggacAGGCCGTGTGCTGGGGACCAGGACCCCGAGGTGGGGCTCTTCTTGATGTCAAGTGCATTCATGTCAAATGTGGGTTCCCAAATCATGGACTATCATGGACTgatttcctcccctccttcccggGTTTCTTTTTCTCAACATCTTCACAAAAAGAGAGAAGAGCTGTCTATCTGAATCAGAGAGTGGACctgtttggggtggggggcgggttgTGTGGGAGGAGAGGATAATCTGGCAGGTCATTTTCTCCCAGGCCTCttggaaaaatatataatctCCAGGGTACTCTCGGTGCCAGTGTTTTACAAATTACAGTTGTGACCCATGAGTGGGTCACGGAAGCAAAGTCATGACTAGCATTTTTTGTATTACATAGAATACTACAGAACAGAAAAATCTTAAGAGTACATATCACATTTATAAGTGTAATTTATTGCACAAAACTTCTGTTTTAGCTATaggtatgtgcatgtgtatacaccAGTAGGTTAGatgtaaaatatatcttttacaGTGGGTGGTGGTCAAAAACTTTAAACCACTCCACAGTCTTTAAGATGgccattacttaaaaaaaagtgtGAATGAGAATGTGGAGAATTGGAACCGCTGTGGACTGTTGGTGCACCAGTACAGTGCAGCCACTAAGGAAAATTTTATGGTGatccctcaaaaattaaaaacagaattactatATGAATCAGCAACTCCACTTCCAGGCAaatttatgttatatgtatttgatcaccattaaaaatgaaagagtggggactttactggtggtccagtggttaagaatctgccttctaatgcaggggacctgggttcgatttctggtccAGAAAGAGTCCATATGCTGAGGGGCGACTAAggtcgtgtgccacaactactgagcttgcattctgagagcctgtgctctgcaacaagagaagccaccccaaggAGAAGtgtgcacaccgcaactagagagtagcccccacttgcggCAACTAGAAAGAGCTCGAgtgagcaatgaagacccagtgcagccaaaaaataaattttttttaaaaaatgaaaagagttggAAAGGTCTTGGTCTGcccgtctgtgtgtgtctctgaaaACTGCTGGCATGCAACAGAACCTCTTTCCATGTGGGCTGTGAACTCTCCAAAGACAGAGCTGGGCTCCTCTCAGCCTCTGCCCATCCTTCCTGACACCCCCTACCCATGTTAATGAAGCAGGGACACACACGAGggctcagtaaagaaaaaaaatcatcatgacTGATTCATagttattttacagttttaaaacaatttattttttccattaaagtATTGTGACATCATTACAGAAAGAACCAAGGGAGACAGGAAGGACAATGTCCGAGGTGCTGTCCTACCCAAGTGCTCCTAGTTAATTACACCAGTTGGTACTTATCATCCTCTCCACCTAGGCACGGTGTGGGGATGAAACTAAACCAGAGGTTTCAAGAGGGATGCGTGTTGGTGCTGGAAGCCCAGTTCCTGCCTCCTAAGGCAGGAATGTGGGTCCGAGTGGTACTTCTTTCCTGGCACAGCCAGACCACGCCTGCCTCCCTCAAGCAGCCGCACCTGTCCTTTGCACTCATGGTGTATGACCCACTTCCATTCCCCGGCtccatccacccccacccccaagcctaTTACCAAAGTGAAAGCAAGAGTCTGCACAGAGCATTCTTCTGATGCTCCAAGTTCAACCTGCTTAGTAGCTGGCAGCGACAGGGCACAAGACAAGGCCCAGAAAAACACCTAGACCGTCTTCACACAAGACAACACAGGCTCTCTTGCTGTTCATTAACTAATGACTGGCACCGGGAAGCCAGTGCAGTCTGTGGCCCTGGGGCACTTGTCACCACCATTCATAATTTCTTTGAAGACATTTTTTCATTCTAGCATTGTCTATCATATCAAAATAACCTAAAAGCCAAGGAACTGGCTAAACAAATCATGCTACACCTATTTTAGCACAGACCACTATGCAGATGTAAAAAGGCATCAGGCAGCTCCCTGCCTACTGATGAGATAAGAATTCCCCAACAGTATTGTGCCCTAGGTATGATATATATGCGGCACTATGCTAcctttgtccaaaaaaaaaaaacaaatatatagtcATGTTTGCTTGTAACTACATAAAGAAATTCTGGAAGGatataagccaccagggaagcccaggaaattaATAAAGATAGATATATAGGTAggtcttcgctggtggctcagtggtaaagaatcagcctctcaatgcaggagatgcaggcttgatccctgggttgggaagattccctggagaaggaaatgaaaacccactctagtattcttgcctgggaaatctcatggacagaggagcctggcaggcatacagtttatggggttgcaagagtcggacacaactcagtgactaaacaacaataatatggGTGTAAACACTGGTCAGATGGGGGACAAGGTGGGAGGGAGACATTATCACTTTCTATGTTTTTATTACAATTTCTGACCATGTGATTGTATTACTTGTCCTAAATATCCAGAATtaaatgtccttttaaaattttatatgtgtgtatatgggaaTGCAGTACCCAAGACAGTTGGGAGCTGGCTTCAAGTCCTGCCCTTAGCATTAGcatgctgtgtggccttgggttaAGTGACACCCTCTCTTGGGGTCTTAGCTTCATTCTCTATACAAAAGCAGGTCAGACTCCAAGATTTCTCCTAACTCTAAAGCTCTCAGGTCCTAAGTTCTGCCTCCTGTGGGAAGCCTCTTCTAATTGCCTCAACCTACAGCAATCTCTGTCTCCTACAAGAGAGGTTAGCCACGGCAAAGCTAGCAAGGCTGACTGCCCTCATCAGAAGACCTGCTTTCCATGGATGGCCAGTCAATCCTGGGCCCAGCTCCTTGACAGGCACACACACCTGGATGACCAGGATGGGGAGCAGACCAGGTGCCCGATCCAGGGAGGAACTGAAAAAGCTTAtcctgggagagaggagaaatgCATGCACGTAGCCAAGAGGACAGGTTAACAGGATGCCACTGCATTTGCACCCAGGGATGCACCCTAAGAGCACTGCAGAGATGGGAGTGGCTCAAGCCTCAAGAACGAGCAAGCTTCCTTCCCCTGGAGGTGTGTGCATGACGGCTGGACAGTCGCAGGTCAGCGGTGCTGCAGAGGGAATGGCCACATGAGAGGGAGTGCGGGCGCTTTCCAACCCTGAATACTATGGCTCTTAGGACTGTGATGGCCCTGAAATCACATCGACGGAACCCAGGCTGCTGCGATCACTGTCTGACTCCTGGCCTCATTCTCCATTCCTCTCCAGAAGCATATGTGGGGGAAAGGCCACATATCTGGAGTGGGGCACACAGAAGGGAGGGACATCTGCCAGGTCTATCAAGGGCCTGCCTGCCAGGGACCACTCCTTTATCTCCTGTCCACCCCTGGGCCTAATACCTCCTGGACACATCAAGACCTACTATGGCACTTAGGAGCCCAGAGCCAGCCAGCccttcctctgccccctcccactGAAGGCTCCAGTCCAGGCCCTTGCTGTCATTCTCTCAGGtgctctctctcctctgttgCCTGCAGACACAGGGGCagcaagactcagtttccttccCGATGGAGGGGAACTCCCAACCCACCAGGCCTGCAGGATGGACTACCTCCCCTTCAAACCTCAAGTCCATCTCACCGGGTCAGTGCTACAAGTGTCTCTGGGAGTGCTGGCAGCTTCTGGGTTGGCTCTCCTGGATAGAGCTGCATCTGGAGAACACAAAGAAGGTCATGGGCAGGTCAGAGACGTTCCTGGTGAGGCATCCTGTCTGAGGACAGTGACAAAGGAAACATCCCTGTTGCTTTTCCTGGAGACCCATTTTCCAGGGCCTCTGGCAGCTCCATGGAGTGGCTGTAGTTGGGAAGAAAGCTCCCTGATTGCAGTGGGCATGAACTCACCTAGAAGGAAGAGAGGGGTGGCATGGGAGAGTGCTTGCCTTTGGCTCCAGACCCCAAGCACAGATCTCTCTCCATCTTGGGGCCGGCACCAAGGCAAAGCATGGACAATCCTAACAGCGTTACTGCTCACTGATTTATCTGCACAGTGAGAGCTCCATGACACTCTTCTGACTTGTGGCCTGTTTTTATTAAATCTAAATCTCTCATGCTGGAAGATAAAACAACTCCTTTCTCTGCCACCACCGAGGCAAGCTGTTTAAACTCTATGGAGGTCATGTCCTGTACATGCAGTAATAGTCACCACCCAGGTGGAGAAGGCGCATGTCCACGCTAGGACTGCATTTTGATGAATCCACATTCACTAGCTCTGAGGGCAGGAGTGAGCAGGTCTCCATCACTGCCATCTGCCCAAGAACCTTCAGATTCCGAGGCTTCCCTCCCCTTTCTCAGTGAAAGGGCATCCTCACACCAGAACCGGAGATTTAGTCAAAGAGCCATTTCAGCCTCCCTACCCTGGAGGCCCTCCTGAGCAGCCCCTGTGTCTCTTGGAAGCCTCCCTGCTGCCTCCAGCGCCTAGAGAGCTGCTGAAACTCCTGGATTTGGGCTGCAGAGCCAAACCCTGTCTCATTCTCCAGCCACATGATGAGCCCCGACACTGTCTCCCAGCTGGACTGGACAACTCCAGGTCAGAAGCTGGTCCTCTGTCTTTCCACTTCCCTAGTGCCCAATACCAGGCAGGGCCCACAAAGGTAGGCAGCTAGTCCAGATGGCAGGCCATCTGAGGGGCAAAAGATCTCCTCCACTGAGCCCTAGCCTGGTTTTAGGTAAGCACCCAACcagggaatgggggtggggggtaggagtggtggtggtggaggttcTCAGCCCCACCCAAACCTCACGTTCCTGTTGAGTTCTCTGTTGCTGGACACAGGTGGGGGGGCTTATGAGAACCTCTTGAAGTGGTTGGCCCCTCTGGGGCTAAAATGATACAGGGTATGGTTCTCAGCTTTATAGTTTTTTAAGTCCCTTGAGGGGCTTCCCCAAGTGgctcaagcggtaaagaatctgcctgcaatgcaggacaccagggttcaatccctgggtcgggaagattccctggagaaggaattggcaacctactccagtccctcttgcctggagaattccacagacagaggagcctggcagctacagttcacggggatctcagagttggacacaactgagtgattttcactttcaacttcCTTGAGGGTCACAAGATCACAACTAATACTTAGGGTTTTGTAAATCAGTCAGATGTGACCCTTCTGGGTGGCTGCAGGCTTCTGCTCCCCCAGACTTATCCTGCGCTCTGTAACCTATGATGTGATCAAACCCAAGAGACTTAATAAAACCCCACAGTTTCATCTTACGTCACACCGGGCTGATCTTTTCCACCCGCCTTTCCCCTGGGGCAGCGGCAGGCCCAAACCCTCACAGGGTAAACAGGCCAGCCATGAGGTGATGGTGGCTTACCTGTACCCTGGGTGATGCAAGAGAGGAGGTCCTGCAGGCGCATCCTGAATGTGTCGAAGCTGTCTGTGTGTACCGTGGCTCGCGGGCTCTGGGGCTCCTCCTGGCGCAGCTGGTGGAGTGCCTTGCGCAGGAAGTCATGCATGTCCAGCACCTCCTGGTCCGAGGCATACAGTTTCATCCTCTGCACCAGCACGCTGCCCATACGGATCCGCTGTAGCACGGCGTCCAGCCGGCCCAGCTGGCCCGCTATCTCTTCGTAGTCGCGCTGGTACCGCGCACCCACGCCTTCCAGCAGCTCACGCTCCAGCTCGAGCACGTGCGCGACAACGTCACGCACGCGCTCTCGGATGAATTCCTCGGTGTCGGCGCGGACGCGGCCCAGCTGGGTGATGGCAGAGCGCATCTGCGCCTGCGCTGCCGCAAAGGCGCGGTCCTGCTCCTGCAGGTCCTGGGTCATGGTGTCCAGCTCATCCTGCCGCTGCTGGATCTCCGTGCTAATGTCGCACTTGAGCTCGCTGTGGTCCCTATCCAGGAGTGCGCACGAGCAGCACAGGGGCTTGGAGCAGCCCCGGCAGTAGATGCTGCGGACACAGAAGGTTGGCCTGATTTAGGgcattcctgctttctttttctctttaaacgTTCTTTATTAAATGCCTCTTCAAAAAAGTTACAAAACTCTGAATTCTGGTATGTTTCTGTCTGTGCTTTTCTCAGTTCAGTGTTTCTGGGTATGGTGATAGTACCCAAACTACCAATAAAACTTACTGGAACATAAAAAAGTTACTGAAGTAGTAATAGCTGGCCTGCATCcataaaatactgtatattaacacatatatatgtaatttagaaagacagtaacaaagatcctacatgcagggcagcaaaggagacacagatgtaaagaacagacttttggactccatgggagaaggcgggggtgggatgatttgagagaataccaTTGAAATACGTACattcccatatgtaaaatagatgaccaatgcAAGTTCGATGCGTGAAGCAGGGTACCCAAAgctagtgctctgggacaacccaaggGACAGGGTggcgagggaggtgggagggggtttcaggatgtggggacacatgtatgcccatggctgattcatattgatgtatggcaaaagccatcacaatattgtaaagtaattatcctccaattaaataatttttctttaaaaaagcagaGTTAATCATCATCAGAAGCACCCAGCacttctgaatttcttttctccACCTCGGAGGCAAGCAGGGGAGCATCCTGGGTGCATCCTTCACACTTTTGGCTTTTCAAACCACTTCACATAAATGTTCACACTCTTCTGCTGCTAGCAGAATTCTAAGGACTTGATACATTTCATCCCATTTAATCCTCGATAGAGTTTTTTAAGAGAGAATTATTATTATCCTCACTTCACAGATAGAAGAAAACAAGATGTTCAGAGCTTAAATAACTGACTCATACCTACAACAATTTTGGGCAGGttgatgtttaaaaagaaaaaatcagatcATGCTAAACGATTATTTGTAACTTCCTCCTCTAATTTAACTTTTGTCCAGTACACTCCTCATCTAGGTCTACAAGcataatcttcagttcagttcagtcactcagtcgtgtccggctctttgcgaccccatgaaccacagcacaccaggcctccctgtccatcaccaactcccagagtccacccaaacccatgtccattgagttggtgatgccatccaaccatctcatcctctgttgtccccttctcctcctgccctctatctttcccagcatcagggtcttttcaaatgagtcagctcttcgaatcaggtggccaaagtactggagtttcagcttcaacatcagtcctaccaatgaacacccaggactggtctcctttaggatggactaatgtATTCTTTAATAGCTCTATTACATTCCAGATGGACCACATTGACTCAGTCATCCTATTAATAATGCATTGGACCAGTttagtggaagacaattttcccatgGGGCGGGTGGGAGGGGTGTGTGCAGGGGAGGGGGATGGGTTGGGGGATGGGTGGCAAGGTGTGGTTCAGGCAGTAATGAGAGCAATGTGCAGCAGCAGATGAAGCCTTCTTCGATCCTCACCAGTTCCTAACAGGTTTCTGGCCAGTATGGGTCTGGAGCCCATGGTGTTGCAGAACCCTGTGTTAATGGGCATACCAATGATTTCCTGTTTGTGCATTTCCCCCCCAATATGGGCAAGGCTTTATGTAGCCTAATGCATAGATCCTTTTGCTTCTAtgaaatatattacaaaataatagaattgctaggtcaaagagaatgtatattttttttatttaatatattttagccAGCAGACACTTGCACAGTATTTACTATGTGTCAAGACACTTATAAACATTTCACAAATATCAACTCacaattctgccaagagaatgcactggtcatagcaaacaccctcttccaacaacacaagagaagactctacacatggacatcaccagatggtcgacaccgaaatcagactgattatattctttgcagccaaagatggagaagctctatacagtcagcaaaaacaagaccaggagctgactgtggctcggatcatgaactccttactgccaaattcagattgaaattgaagaaaatagagaaaaccactagaccattcaggtatgacccaaatcaaatcccttttgactatacagtgtaagtgagaaatagatttaagggactagatctgatggacagagtgcctgatgaactattgatggaggttcgtgacattgtacaggagacaggaatcaagaccatcagaaatgcaaaaaagcaaaatggctgtctgaggaggccttacaaatagctgtgaaaagaagggaagcgaaaagcaaaggagaaaaggaaagatattcccatttgaatgcagagttccaaagaatagcaaggagagttaagaaagccttcctcagtgatcaatgcaaagaaatagaggaaaacaatagaatgggaaagactagagatctcttcaagaaaattagagataccaagggaacatttcatgcaaagatgggctcaataaaagacagaaatggtagggacctaacagaaacagaagatattaagaagaggtggcaagaatacacagaagaattgtacaaaaaagatcttcacgagccagataatcatgatggtgtgatcgctcacctagagccagacatcggggaatgtgaagtcaagtgggccttaggaaccatcactacgaacaaagctcatggaggtgatggaattccagttgagctatttcaaatcctgaaagatgacgctgtgaaagttttgcactcaatatgccagcaaatttggaaaactcagcagtggccacaggactggaaaaggtcagttttcactccaattccaaagaaaggcaatgccaaagaatgctcaaactactgcacaattgcactcatctcacacaccagtaaagtaacgctcaaaattttccaatccaggcttcagcaatacataaaccgagaacttccagatgtacaagctggttttagaaaaggcagaagaaccagagatcaaattgccaacaatcactggatcattgaaaaagcaagagatttccagaaaaacatctatttctgctttactgactatgccaaagcctttgactgtgtggatcacaataaactgtggaaaattctgaaagagatgggaataccaaacacctgacctgcctcttgagaaacctgtatgcaggtcaggaagcaacagttagaactggacatggaacaacagactggttccaaataggaaaagaaatacgtcaaggctgtatattgtcaccctgcttatttgacttatatatggagtacatcatgagaaacgctgggctggaggaagcacaagctggaatcaagattgccgggagaaatatcaataacctcagatatgcagatgacaccacctttatggcagaaagtgaagaagaactaaagagcctcttgatgaaagtgaaagagaagagtaaaaaagttggcttaaagcccaacattcagaaaactaagatcaagacatccggtcccatcacttcatgcaaatagatggggaaacagtggaagcagtgtcaaactttatttttgggggctccaaaatcacttcagatggtgactgcagccatgaaattaaaagaccctttctccttagaaggaaagttatgaccaacctagacagcatattaaaaagcagagacattactttgccaacaaaggtccgtctagtcaaggctatggtttttccagtggtcatgtatggatgtgagagttggacaataaagaaagctgagtgctgaagaactgatgcttttgaatggttgtgttggagaagattcttgagagtcccttggactgcaaggagatccaaccagtccaccttaCAGGAGATCAGtcttaggtgttcattggaaggactgatgttgaagctgaaactcccatactttggccacctcatgcggagagctgactcatttgaaaagaccctgattctgggaaagattgagggcaggaggagaaggggacaacagaggatgagatggttggacggcatcaccgactcaatggacatgggtttgggtggactctgggagttggtgatggacagggaggcctggtgtgctgcggttcatggggtcgcaaagagtcagatacgactgagcaaccaaactgaactgaactgaactgaatccttatAACAATCCTATGGAGTGGGAATTATCATTGTTCCCATTTTAAGGATGAAGAAACTAAGCATGAGGTAcaataacttgttcaaggtcacacaattaGAAAGTGATAAGAGTCCAGAAGCAAACTgtagtaggcagaataatggtgtGCCTTCAAGTACTAATTCCTGGAACCTGAATATGACACCTCACATggcaagaagggcttccctgatagcacagttggtaaagaatccgcctgcaaggcggaTTAATTAAACCCAGtttaatttctgggttgggaagatctgctggagaaaggatgggctacccactccagtattctgacctgcagaattccatggactgtataggccatgggatcgcaaagagttggacttgactgagcagactttcacttcacttcattttacaTGGCAAAAAGGACTTGATAGGTGTGATTacattaaggatcttgagatgggaagattatcttggattatctgggtggaccCAATGTAATCACAGGAGACCTcagaggggaaagaggagagaggcaggagagtgagagagggagaggaagcggAAGTCACAGTGATAATGTCCTGGTGTCTTTGAAGGTGGCAGGGGATCATGAAGTACAGAATgcaggcagggacttccctggaggtctagtggctaagactctgctttcCAAATGCAGGGTccaggcttcgatccctggtcagggaactagattccacatgccaaaactaaacattccatgtgctgcaacaaagacggGGAGcagtcacataaataaataaacaatatttttttaaaaaagaaaagaatgcaggcagcctctagaaactggaaaaggcaagaaaatgggCTCTTCTCAAGAGCCTCCATAGGGAACACAGTCCTACAGACATCTCGATTGTAGCTCAATGAGACCTActgcagacttctgacctccagaggtAAATAATCATCTATCTGTAATGGTTCAAGCCCCTAAATTTGTGGTAGATTGTTACAGCAACAATAGGAAACTAACTAAAACCCAAGTGGCCTGGCTCAGAGTCCACGCACTGAAGCATTGTAAATATTACTCTTCAAAGAGTACCAGGAGGACTTCCCTGTgacctggtggttaagaatctgcctgccaaagcagagaacatgggtttgatgcctggttcaggaaggtcccacatgcagggggcctgggtgccacaactactgaagcctgtgtgccctagagcctgtgctctgccaacaagagaagccagtgcaatgagaaTCCTGAGCACTGCAACTCAAGAGCAGCCCCacttcaccgcaactagagaaagcctgcatgcagcaatgacgACCCAATGTAGCCAGAAGttaatcaataaattaaaaaaaatattaccagGAAAAATATTAGTTACTTCCCTAGAAATACTGCTATAATTTACTCTAGCCAGCAATGAGAATAATAAGTAAGCCCATCTAAGGCTAGGAGAAAGGATTTTAGCTGGGGCCATTTTGGTCTCAATTCCTGAGATCAACTTGTCCCAGAAATGCCAACAGAGAGCCTGCTGGCCAACCCAGTTCCAAAGTCTTGGCACCAGGTGCCAGGTACGAGTCCTCAGCTTTGCCAGCTCTGAACCTTTCCAAGTCACCCAAGGTGGTAAGTCCCAGGGCTTGAGCCTCTTGATCAAACAGAGGAGACTCATTTCACACTAACAAAGCTTCTCTGGAGACAGAAAAATGTGTGTTAAGGGAAATGGGGGTCACTACTG contains the following coding sequences:
- the PML gene encoding protein PML isoform X5 — translated: MQQDPEPTGSPGPQQDPALPHSPSMPPPESLSEGHQSSHSDSPTEQATEEEFQFLRCQGCRAEAKCPKLLPCLHTLCSGCLEESGVQCPVCRAPWPSGAGTQALDNVFFESLQRRLSVYQQIAREQAFCTRCKEPANYWCFECEQLICHKCFEAHQWFLKHEARPLAELRSQSIREFLDGTRKSNNIFCSNPNHRTPMLTSIYCRGCSKPLCCSCALLDRDHSELKCDISTEIQQRQDELDTMTQDLQEQDRAFAAAQAQMRSAITQLGRVRADTEEFIRERVRDVVAHVLELERELLEGVGARYQRDYEEIAGQLGRLDAVLQRIRMGSVLVQRMKLYASDQEVLDMHDFLRKALHQLRQEEPQSPRATVHTDSFDTFRMRLQDLLSCITQGTDAALSRRANPEAASTPRDTCSTDPHR